A genomic region of Venturia canescens isolate UGA chromosome 7, ASM1945775v1, whole genome shotgun sequence contains the following coding sequences:
- the sev gene encoding proto-oncogene tyrosine-protein kinase ROS isoform X1, which produces MLATRLCFVTTLFGLAGSVAALLPEDLEERGHRSGNLQGECSSRCPDLDLNQNRTDDASSEVGCGVRCKIDQCTKGCAAWQQALETSCQAVCNVTQELLPPKELYCVLGCHDALNRYFQQLKAEIGVPPAPALVADSLTATSLRLEWTGIDIEKRHAGGVSYLVQWRYEELAETWQYCRNQSWGQDDQILVENLQPYTKYRFRVAILLKSTQHNPEPIVSAPSVVILTLAAGRPTSAPVIVRAAAVDSCRVSVSWEPGPFPNGPLASYVLQLQGADYSLLTKDIPASENTDHYMFQNLVPNKNYTISVSMRNAEGAGPPAVIYITTPPEPAVKDMQQPILILGGEHVVTKQGADMLDEPRVVCRTAGSIRGVAIHVASAQLFFSDSMGFVYRTSIMESSEPTVVLSSSQVNFKPLSLSVDWLNMHLYVLGEVKHATTVWQIARCNFDGKGLTVAMAGFLTRPSHIEVDPYNGYLFWVTRGGLYRLDLADISNGIKHEVQPYLILEDAHLGAFTVDHTNFRLLVPDHTKNTVISVSLDGREILDLRANTQQPKFKNVVSLAMANGLFYWTNGEEVLTEGYHPGQNRYFHNAYPDRSDVSFVSVNVLMDASQPVPVPVNPPTGVQAVLGAERAKVSWQAPHLLGGQGKGAWQNWSYELEIKDESSGDVIRQTAIAGSSHTVHNLREKSEYTIKAAAYTSAGRGPWSTEFHGRTLKDGSHASILWSANEGLLRSDVTGENVETLIYKGSLRDSESEYYIVDVSWYQDTLYIVGNNSALYRYNMTEHSKTRLNINSVGSVAVDWISKKLYWANPKQQIITRANLNGSQQEPMSILAIVKELMIDAQAAYLYWSTGHAVEVARLNGQDRRYYHSDEIFNGKQVMGLTLDTENRYVYWIVRSYESGSIVYRAPTSERIPMSQKIVPEKVSSLQHPNMQGPLCYFSEHLLWLQDDRNTVIGDLTGQNTAVINGISLIGLHMVAIMDPALHRYPENLTADTIAVLPNAVKVDSIRVEGTWRNFNVSWDPVTNTNYGTVFYEVKFADYINTNSNPEITTETSMPYNNSDQILPYSILEVTIKAFTYWGTSGHSRTMLTSPQSVPSQPTNVRIFVEHNREPLGEENDLFVTFRWDLPQFVNGLIQGYELKCWSMMNGVEIQICNDVKVGAEVEEYSVHQLKPNTTYYLKVRAFTKVGAGPYTDVVNVSTDYENPVPQLLVATTDAVRMIDLDRRSNETITRHIVGEVRYLAVENKLFWINEMQEVVTSDMKGKNATKILSLNGTSSGLCLDWVSRSLYWSESTSRKNGASRIVKLDITAWEAGTLIYEQIITRTRSIVNLEVSPLTGELFWIELTEADRGMIMHSDLNGENVKIFFNHDEDCSCSYRPSLKPTMTIDSTDPKSPFVYWISLEGNLNIASIDGCECDVVLTPSYDRGLPPVSLTVDKMNVYWSSATGDGIYYANKLTPNDEDVRTFYLGNLRSIRATGKSLQPYPMSDCLIPHQVDYNCEEIGKTATSITIRLPMPEANYDCENYNLPSTLYTVYVSQCLENDPNKCNNNDKIQLRTYRREMLVKNLKPFTKYRFKLALSNYYSDAESLSLEFGPGVVLRTAAGAPTTPENVTVRALTPYLAAVNWLPPKQLNAAAVRYEVHWRSVRLVDGVRQKGEQFIKNAEIPTNGQFTAMLQPLLPGQDYLVYVRAYPAHFNDTYSESSEKIVTMYPEPANLTVTGVTVNALNVSWIPNPNLTVSYVLEYRSARLDKWQIANDRFLNANKVDFRIKGLLSKTFYTFRLVLRYPNYHQNFVWPTDSRFNFETLGDVPSPPGTPGVTKLRNSVYQLNWEPALAHGSQITLYRLEGKIIDDTIDDYEKNETKGWNVYYNGTDNYWIIMGEMNQKYKFRVRARNAYGFGDWSKPSPLVDLTDTTGTSLAGQQHLGLVLGLSVPVIAIMLLCFCYFLCAVYKQRKEGKKAVLPPIMPDLELATLREIPRGNFVQSNALYAPSLQHDHDDSMLPKIRREHITLAKFLGSGAFGEVFQGNAKDLEGPGITPVAIKTLRKGASAQEKTEFLQEAQLMSHFRHKHVLRLLGVCLDTDPPLLVLELMEAGDLLSYLRASRSLPPTDSRALLLQDLLAMCEDVARGCRYLEELHFVHRDLACRNCLVSARDRENRVVKIGDFGLARDIYKNDYYRKEGEGLLPVRWMAPESLVDGVFTSQSDVWAFGVLMWEITSLGQQPYPARTNLEVLHHVRAGGRLSKPLNCPPLLHQLMLRCWSTADTRPSFKLCLEHIISLRANTEDAALSPVHAGHYLTRRGVSNMAYFADENQNHNNSGNSWKSSSSDGSRDMQPLFQDSAAALLRSTNVPKYLEVLADNVSTENHAGEYEIPRSIHMSEEVIVDADQSVSLPEDETRKSMEPEIESETKVAFENVGEDRKNSLQERLSVTSLNISEGKKEALDNIEERNKTLDGMRVGKTSGNTIGKESSLLPLNERRKFGNSTIARRTLDNGSETSLEGMSSIGSSIGSLASTRPSSSLINSQQSLSLKNSNPTVSNGDTVNNDANVTKVPKLQVNHATLQNNRANIPLVINRVLLNLLGPSQTIEDGGNEIATYTNLNTTDVARVN; this is translated from the exons CCGAAATCGGGGTACCACCGGCCCCGGCTCTGGTCGCCGATTCCCTGACGGCGACGTCCCTTCGTCTGGAGTGGACAGGAATCGATATCGAGAAGAGGCACGCCGGTGGGGTGTCGTACCTGGTGCAATGGAGATACGAGGAACTCGCCGAGACGTGGCAGTACTGTCGGAACCAGTCGTGGGGCCAGGACGACCAAATACTGGTCGAAAATTTGCAACCGTACACAAAGTACCGA TTTCGAGTGGCGATACTGTTGAAATCAACGCAACACAACCCCGAACCAATAGTGTCAGCGCCAAGCGTTGTTATTCTGACATTAGCAGCGGGGCGGCCAACGTCAGCACCGGTAATTGTAAGGGCGGCTGCAGTCGATAGCTGTCGGGTATCTGTGTCTTGGGAACCAGGCCCGTTTCCCAATGGTCCACTCGCCTCCTATGTCCTGCAATTACAAGGGGCAGATTACTCCTTGCTTACTAAG GATATTCCAGCATCGGAAAACACCGATCATTAtatgtttcaaaatttggtaCCGAACAAAAACTACACGATAAGCGTCTCGATGAGAAACGCTGAGGGGGCTGGACCACCAGCCGTCATCTACATAACTACACCTCCTGAACCTGCTG TAAAGGACATGCAACAGCCGATTTTGATATTGGGTGGCGAGCACGTGGTAACGAAGCAAGGAGCAGACATGTTGGATGAGCCACGAGTGGTTTGTCGAACAGCGGGTTCGATTCGCGGAGTAGCGATCCACGTGGCATCGGCGCagctttttttctccgattcaATGGGTTTCGTGTATCGCACCTCGATAATGGAATCGTCGGAGCCAACGGTCGTGTTGAGCTCGAGTCAAGTGAATTTCAAGCCCCTCAGCTTGTCCGTCGATTGGTTGAACATGCATTTGTACGTGTTGGGCGAAGTGAAACACGCGACGACCGTCTGGCAAATAGCGCGTTGTAACTTCGACGGAAAAGGCTTGACGGTCGCTATGGCAGGTTTCCTAACGAGACCGTCACATATCGAGGTCGATCCTTACAACGGTTATCTCTTCTGGGTCACCCGGGGCGGACTGTACAGGCTCGATCTGGCTGACATAAGTAACGGCATCAAACACGAAGTCCAACCGTATCTCATACTCGAAGATGCACATTTGGGTGCGTTCACCGTCGATCATACCAACTTCCGCCTACTCGTACCTGACCACACGAAAAATACTGTCATTTCGGTCTCCCTCGATGGCCGCGAAATCCTTGATCTTCGCGCCAACACGCAACAACCGAAATTCAAAAATGTCGTGTCCCTCGCCATGGCTAATGGGTTGTTCTACTGGACCAACGGAGAAGAAGTTCTCACCGAGGGTTACCATCCGGgacaaaatcgatattttcacAACGCTTATCCTGATCG ATCGGACGTTTCGTTCGTCAGTGTGAACGTGCTGATGGACGCGAGTCAGCCAGTTCCGGTTCCGGTGAACCCACCGACCGGTGTTCAGGCTGTGTTGGGGGCCGAAAGAGCCAAAGTATCTTGGCAAGCACCGCACTTGTTGGGCGGCCAAGGCAAAGGAGCCTGGCAGAATTGGTCCTACGAACTCGAGATTAAGGACGAATCCAGCGGCGATGTTATCCGTCAAACTGCGATCGCTGGATCCTCCCATACCGTTCATAATTTACGCGAAAAGTCCGAGTACACGATCAAAGCTGCGGCTTATACGAGCGCCGGCAGAGGACCTTGGTCGACGGAATTCCACGGACGAACTTTGAA GGATGGTTCACACGCCTCGATACTGTGGTCAGCTAACGAAGGATTGTTGAGGAGTGACGTAACCGGCGAAAATGTTGAGACTCTGATTTACAAAGGAAGCCTCCGAGATTCCGAGAGCGAATATTACATCGTCGATGTCAGTTGGTATCAGGATACTCTTTATATCGTCGGTAATAATTCAGCGTTGTACAGATACAACATGACGGAGCATAGCAAAACGAGATTGAACATTAATTCGGTCGGGAGCGTCGCCGTTGATTGGATATCGAAGAAACTTTACTGGGCCAATCCTAAGCAACAAATA ATAACGAGAGCGAATTTGAACGGATCGCAGCAggaaccaatgtcgatattagCCATCGTCAAAGAATTGATGATCGACGCCCAAGCCGCGTATTTGTACTGGTCGACCGGGCACGCTGTCGAAGTTGCTCGGCTGAATGGCCAAGACAGAAGATATTATCATtccgatgaaattttcaatggcAAACAAGTGATGGGTCTGACGTTGGACACCGAGAATCGATACGTTTACTGGATCGTGCGGAGCTACGAGAGTGGATCGATCGTTTATCGGGCTCCGACTTCTGAGAGGATACCGATGAGCCAAAAAATCGTACCGGAAAAG GTCTCATCGCTCCAGCACCCAAATATGCAAGGCCCTTTGTGCTACTTTTCCGAGCACCTTTTGTGGCTGCAGGACGATCGGAACACGGTCATCGGCGATTTGACTGGTCAAAATACAGCCGTAATCAACGGCATTTCGTTAATCGGTTTGCATATGGTCGCCATAATGGATCCGGCGTTGCACCGGTATCCGGAAAATTTGACAGCGGATACGATAGCCGTTTTGCCGAATGCGGTTAAAGTCGACAGCATAAGAGTCGAGGGAACTTGGCGCAACTTCAACGTCTCGTGGGATCCCGTAACCAATACCAATTATGGGACTGTTTTTTACGAGGTCAAGTTCGCCGATTATATCAACACCAATTCAAACCCTGAAATAACCACGGAAACGTCAATGCCCTACAACAATTCCGACCAAATCTTGCCCTACTCGATCCTCGAAGTCACCATCAAAGCTTTTACCTATTGGGGCACTTCTGGCCACTCTCGAACCATGCTGACCTCACCACAAAGCGTGCCCAGTCAACCAACGAACGTTAGAATCTTTGTCGAACACAATCGAGAACCTTTGGGCGAAGAAAATGATTTGTTCGTCACATTCAG ATGGGACTTGCCACAGTTCGTGAATGGCTTGATCCAAGGCTACGAGTTGAAGTGTTGGTCAATGATGAACGGTGTCGAGATCCAGATCTGCAACGACGTTAAGGTTGGTGCGGAAGTCGAGGAGTATTCGGTGCATCAGTTGAAGCCGAATACGACGTATTACTTGAAAGTTCGTGCATTCACAAAAGTCGGTGCTGGACCATACACGGATGTGGTGAACGTTTCGACCGATTACGAGAATCCGGTGCCGCAGTTGTTGGTCGCTACGACAGACGCTGTGAGGATGATCGACCTCGATCGGCGCTCGAACGAGACAATAACACGACACATCGTCGGCGAAGTCAGATATCTCGCGGTTGAGAACAAATTATTTTGGATCAACGAGATGCAGGAAGTCGTGACTTCCgatatgaaaggaaaaaacgcCACGAAAATACTGTCGCTCAATGGCACGAGCTCGGGGTTATGCCTCGATTGGGTTTCCAGGAGTCTCTATTGGAGCGAATCGACGTCGAGAAAAAACGGGGCCAGTCGCATCGTCAAACTTGACATCACGGCTTGGGAAGCTGGCACACTCATCTACGAACAAATCATCACGCGGACGAGGAGCATCGTTAATCTCGAAGTATCTCCGTTGACCGG GGAGCTATTTTGGATCGAGTTAACGGAGGCTGACCGCGGAATGATAATGCATTCGGACCTGAACGGTGAgaatgtgaaaatatttttcaaccacGACGAGGATTGTTCGTGCTCGTACCGGCCGTCGTTGAAGCCGACGATGACGATCGACAGCACAGATCCGAAGAGTCCGTTTGTGTACTGGATATCGTTGGAGGGAAATTTGAACATAGCGAGTATCGACGGTTGCGAGTGCGACGTGGTTCTGACGCCGAGTTACGACCGCGGCTTGCCTCCGGTGTCGTTGACCGTGGACAAGATGAACGTTTATTGGTCGAGCGCGACCGGGGACGGGATTTACTACGCGAACAAATTGACGCCGAACGACGAAGACGTGAGAACGTTTTACCTCGGTAACCTGCGGAGCATACGGGCAACGGGCAAGTCCCTGCAGCCTTACCCAATGTCAGACTGCTTGATCCCGCATCAGGTTGACTACAATTGCGAAGAAATCGGTAAAACCGCTACGAGCATAACGATCAGACTGCCGATGCCGGAGGCGAATTACGATTGTGAAAATTACAATTTGCCGAGTACACTGTACACGGTTTACGTGTCGCAGTGTCTCGAAAACGATCCGAACAAATGCAACAACAACGACAAGATTCAGCTGCGAACGTACCGGAGAGAAATGCTCGtgaaaaatctcaaaccattcaCGAAGTACCGATTTAAACTGGCCCTCAGCAACTATTACAGCGACGCGGAATCTCTGAGCCTCGAATTCGGACCCGGAGTTGTGCTCAGAACAGCAGCCGGCGCTCCGACCACACCGGAAAACGTTACCGTTCGAGCTCTCACGCCTTATTTAGCTGCCGTCAACTGGTTACCACCGAAACAGTTGAACGCAGCTGCTGTACGTTACGAAGTACATTGGCGCTCCGTCCGCCTCGTTGACGGCGTCCGACAGAAGGGCGAACAGTTCATCAAGAACGCCGAAATACCTACCAACGGGCAATTCACCGCGATGCTTCAGCCCCTTTTACCCGGACAGGATTATCTCGTATACGTCCGAGCTTATCCGGCCCATTTCAATGACACTTACAGCGAAAGCAGTGAAAAAATAGTCACCATGTACCCCGAACCTGCCAATCTCACTGTCACCGGCGTCACCGTAAATGCCTTGAATGTTTCGTGGATACCCAATCCGAATTTGACGGTCAGCTACGTCCTCGAGTATCGCAGTGCCCGATTGGATAAATGGCAAATCGCTAACGATCGCTTCCTCAATGCCAACAAAGTTGACTTCCGCATCAAAGGACTCTTGTCCAAAACTTTTTATACTTTTCGATTGGTACTTCGGTATCCGAATTATCATCAAAATTTCGTATGGCCCACCGATTCGAGATTCAATTTTGAGACGCTGG gCGACGTTCCAAGTCCACCAGGAACACCGGGTGTCACGAAGCTCCGAAACTCCGTTTACCAATTGAATTGGGAGCCGGCACTTGCCCACGGTTCTCAAATAACATTGTACAGGCTGGAGGGTAAAATAATTGACGATACGATCGACGATTATGAAAAGAACGAGACCAAAGGCTGGAACGTTTATTACAACGGTACCGACAACTACTGGATTATAATGGGCGAAATGaatcaaaaatacaaattccgTGTTCGGGCTAGAAACGCTTACGGTTTTGGTGATTGGAGTAAGCCAAGTCCGTTGGTCGATCTCACTGATACGACTGGAACTTCATTGGCTGGTCAACAACACCTCGGATTAGTACTCGGCCTGAGTGTTCCTGTCATCGCCATAATGTTGTTGTGCTTCTGTTATTTTCTTTGCG CAGTTTACAAGCAGCGTAAAGAGGGCAAAAAGGCGGTATTGCCACCCATTATGCCGGATCTGGAATTAGCAACGCTCCGAGAAATTCCAAGGGGTAATTTCGTGCAATCGAATGCTCTTTACGCTCCCTCGTTGCAGCACGATCACGACGACTCGATGTTGCCAAAGATTCGAAGGGAGCACATAACTTTGGCGAAATTTTTAGGCAGCGGGGCTTTCGGCGAG GTATTTCAAGGGAACGCCAAAGATCTCGAGGGCCCAGGAATAACGCCCGTAGCGATAAAGACCCTTCGAAAAGGTGCCTCGGCCCAGGAGAAAACGGAATTCCTTCAAGAAGCTCAATTGATGAGTCACTTTCGTCACAAGCACGTTCTAAGATTGTTGGGTGTTTGTCTCGACACGGATCCACCTTTGTTGGTTCTCGAGCTGATGGAAGCCGGAGATTTGTTGAGTTATCTCAGAGCAAGTCGCTCGCTGCCACCGACCGATTCTCGTGCACTTTTGCTCCAGGATTTATTAGCGATGTGCGAAGACGTCGCCCGTGGCTGTCGCTACCTCGAGGAGCTCCACTTCGTTCACCGTGACTTGGCCTGTCGAAATTGTCTCGTTTCGGCCAGAGATCGCGAAAATCGAGTCGTCAAAATTGGCGATTTTGGCCTCGCTCGAGatatttacaaaaatgatTATTACCGAAAG GAGGGTGAAGGATTATTACCGGTTCGATGGATGGCACCGGAATCCCTAGTGGACGGTGTCTTCACGTCGCAGAGTGATGTGTGGGCGTTCGGCGTTTTGATGTGGGAAATAACGTCCCTCGGCCAGCAGCCTTATCCTGCAAGAACGAATCTCGAAGTTCTTCATCACGTTCGAGCGGGCGGTAGATTATCGAAACCCCTGAATTGCCCTCCTCTTCTACATCAGCTGATGCTGAGGTGTTGGAGCACAGCTGATACGAGACCGAGCTTTAAACTGTGCCTCGAGCATATTATATCGTTACGAGCCAACACGGAAGATGCTGCACTCAGTCCTGTCCACGCCGGTCATTATCTCACGAGACGCG GCGTCTCTAACATGGCTTACTTTGCTGACGAGAATCAAAATCATAACAATTCAG GAAATTCATGGAAATCGAGTAGCTCCGATGGAAGTCGCGACATGCAGCCTCTGTTTCAAGACAGTGCGGCAGCGTTGCTGCGCTCAACCAACGTGCCAAAGTACCTCGAGGTGTTGGCCGACAACGTATCGACCGAGAATCACGCGGGCGAGTACGAGATACCGAGATCGATACACATGAGCGAGGAGGTAATTGTGGATGCCGATCAGAGTGTATCGCTGCCGGAGGATGAGACGAGGAAATCGATGGAGCCTGAAATCGAATCGGAGACGAAAGTTGCCTTTGAAAATGTTGGCGAGGACAGAAAAAACTCGTTGCAAGAAAGACTCTCGGTTACGAGTTTGAACATTTCGGAGGGCAAGAAAGAAGCTTTGGACAACATTGAGGAAAGGAATAAGACGTTGGATGGTATGCGAGTCGGAAAAACGAGCGGCAATACGATTGGCAAAGAGTCTTCGTTGCTGCCGTTGAACGAGAGACGGAAATTTGGCAACTCGACGATCGCGAGGAGAACTTTGGACAACGGATCGGAAACGAGCCTCGAGGGAATGAGTTCCATCGGCTCATCGATCGGCTCGTTGGCTTCCACTCGACCGAGTTCCTCGTTGATTAATTCCCAACAGAGTCTGAGCCTGAAAAATAGCAACCCAACCGTGTCGAATGGTGACACCGTTAACAACGATGCCAACGTCACTAAAGTACCAAAACTGCAGGTCAATCATgccactttacaaaataatcgaGCCAATATCCCCTTGGTTATAAATCGTGTTCTGCTGAATTTATTAGGACCGTCCCAAACAATCGAAGATGGTGGTAATGAGATCGCGACATACACGAATCTCAACACCACCGACGTCGCTAGAGTGAACTGA